The following are encoded in a window of Acidicapsa ligni genomic DNA:
- a CDS encoding ABC transporter permease, with amino-acid sequence MSWKRFFRRSQADAELVQEMESYLAEEMDENLARGMSREEARRRAYVKLGNPQQVREGLWQQNTLSAADSLLRDLKYAVRTLARSPGFTVIAVLVMALGIGANVALFTVVRSVLLKPLPFEDPDRLMMISEAGASDSPNHPVAGGIYAEWKKQNRSFADLAIVGSAEMNLSGLGKPGAGSQLPEQIQGANWSWNTLHVLGIQPALGRDFTAEDDTSPANGTVLLSWGLWKRRFGGDPAILNQTIYLNTRAYTVIGILPAWFSYPDTSTQLWTPIYHDNPEAAMLVLDNHQFQVIGRLRPGFTAEQGRSELSVLTRRVHNQHMDDPFVSLGANIRPLLEDIVGDIRKPLYVLLAATSCVLLIACLNVANLLVARAASRSKELAIRTALGGGRLRLLRERLVESFVLTAAGGACGLLLAYGAVAWLVSTRQDMARIEAVHIDGVVALFTAGLIALCAVFAGLISSTSIKDQQLLGSLQESARGSSTGQGRASLRRTLLALQVGLTVVLLVTAGLLLKSYQRIRSADVGCITQNVLTMRLSLFGARYQDPAQQVNFYIRLLDRVRALSGVTAAGFADAVPGQGYWGDTGFKVVEHPPLPIGRGLFAIDRSVDPGYFAAIGIPLLRGHGLDPSKRLNLANEVVISKLFADRYLPNEDPLNKHLITLDGHLFTIVGIVGDTRYSIATEPVPMQYFSLYAGLSNRGSLVIRSNRDVAMLATPIQRIVQELDRDMPVSDVLTMEQLLGDSTHDQSFSATLLLAFAALSLVLAGVGLFGVLSYLVAQRTSEIGIRIALGAQRTQVLRLMLLDGLKPAIFGLLLGLIASAGTVRLIRSMLYETQPLDPAVFLIVTVALLFVAGLACVLPAWRASRLDPMQALRAE; translated from the coding sequence ATGAGCTGGAAGAGATTCTTTCGCCGCAGTCAGGCCGATGCAGAGCTGGTGCAGGAGATGGAATCCTATCTGGCCGAAGAGATGGATGAAAACCTCGCCCGCGGCATGTCCCGCGAAGAGGCCCGGCGTCGAGCCTATGTGAAGCTCGGCAATCCTCAGCAGGTGCGCGAGGGGCTCTGGCAGCAGAATACCCTTTCCGCAGCCGACAGCCTTCTACGCGACTTGAAATATGCCGTCAGAACCTTGGCCCGTTCCCCGGGATTTACCGTCATTGCGGTCCTGGTGATGGCGCTCGGAATCGGCGCAAACGTAGCGCTCTTCACCGTGGTGCGCTCCGTCCTGTTGAAGCCGTTGCCGTTTGAAGACCCGGATCGGCTGATGATGATCTCCGAAGCCGGAGCAAGCGACTCCCCCAATCATCCCGTAGCCGGCGGCATATACGCAGAGTGGAAGAAGCAAAACCGCAGCTTCGCAGACCTGGCGATCGTCGGCAGCGCTGAGATGAATCTCTCCGGATTAGGCAAACCCGGAGCGGGCAGCCAGTTGCCAGAGCAGATACAGGGCGCCAACTGGAGCTGGAACACGCTTCACGTTCTCGGAATCCAACCTGCGCTGGGGCGAGACTTCACCGCCGAAGATGACACATCTCCAGCCAATGGCACCGTGCTGCTCAGTTGGGGACTATGGAAGCGGCGCTTCGGAGGCGATCCCGCGATCCTGAACCAGACCATCTATCTGAATACCCGCGCATACACGGTCATAGGAATTCTCCCCGCCTGGTTCTCCTATCCGGATACCTCCACTCAGCTATGGACGCCCATCTATCACGACAATCCAGAGGCGGCGATGCTGGTCCTGGACAATCACCAGTTCCAGGTAATAGGACGGCTTCGTCCGGGATTCACCGCAGAACAAGGCCGGTCCGAACTCTCAGTCCTGACGCGGCGTGTGCACAACCAGCACATGGACGATCCCTTCGTGAGCCTCGGCGCGAATATCCGGCCTCTGCTGGAAGACATCGTCGGAGATATCAGGAAGCCTCTATACGTGCTGCTTGCCGCCACAAGCTGCGTACTCCTGATCGCCTGCCTGAACGTGGCAAACCTGCTCGTTGCGCGCGCAGCCTCACGCAGCAAGGAGCTGGCAATCCGCACAGCTTTAGGTGGAGGCCGCCTGCGTCTGCTGCGCGAGCGGCTCGTGGAGAGCTTTGTGCTGACGGCGGCAGGCGGCGCATGCGGGTTGTTGCTCGCATACGGAGCAGTAGCCTGGCTGGTCAGCACCCGGCAGGACATGGCGCGTATCGAAGCAGTCCATATCGATGGCGTTGTAGCTCTATTCACCGCAGGTCTGATCGCCCTGTGCGCAGTCTTCGCCGGGTTGATCTCCTCAACGAGCATTAAAGATCAGCAATTGCTGGGCTCGCTGCAAGAGTCGGCTAGAGGGTCGAGCACCGGCCAGGGACGCGCCTCATTGCGCCGGACATTGCTCGCCTTGCAGGTCGGTCTGACCGTTGTATTGCTGGTGACCGCCGGTCTTCTCCTCAAGAGCTACCAGCGCATACGCTCCGCCGACGTGGGCTGCATCACGCAAAATGTGCTCACCATGCGCCTCAGTCTTTTCGGAGCACGCTACCAGGACCCGGCCCAGCAGGTGAACTTCTACATTCGTCTGCTGGATCGCGTCCGCGCACTCTCGGGAGTGACCGCGGCAGGCTTTGCAGATGCGGTTCCAGGCCAGGGCTACTGGGGAGACACGGGATTCAAGGTGGTTGAGCATCCACCTCTGCCAATCGGCAGAGGGCTATTTGCCATCGACCGCTCAGTCGATCCCGGCTACTTTGCCGCCATCGGAATTCCTCTCCTGCGCGGGCACGGCCTCGATCCGAGCAAACGGCTCAACCTCGCAAACGAAGTCGTCATAAGCAAACTATTCGCCGACCGCTATCTCCCCAATGAAGACCCGCTCAACAAGCACCTGATCACTCTCGACGGCCATCTCTTCACCATCGTCGGCATAGTCGGAGATACCCGTTACAGCATCGCCACCGAGCCAGTCCCGATGCAGTATTTTTCTCTGTACGCCGGTCTCTCCAATCGCGGATCGTTGGTGATTCGCTCCAATCGGGATGTAGCGATGCTGGCTACACCGATACAGAGAATTGTGCAGGAACTGGACCGTGATATGCCCGTCTCCGATGTGTTGACAATGGAGCAGCTACTAGGCGATTCCACCCACGATCAGAGCTTCAGCGCCACTCTCCTGCTGGCATTCGCTGCTCTGTCTCTCGTGCTTGCCGGTGTCGGCCTCTTCGGAGTTCTGTCCTACCTCGTAGCGCAGCGCACCAGCGAAATCGGCATTCGCATCGCGCTCGGAGCACAACGCACGCAAGTGCTTCGACTGATGCTGCTCGATGGACTCAAGCCCGCAATCTTCGGTCTCCTTCTCGGCCTCATAGCGAGCGCCGGAACCGTGCGCCTCATCCGCTCCATGCTCTATGAAACGCAGCCACTCGACCCGGCAGTCTTCCTCATCGTGACCGTCGCACTCTTGTTCGTAGCAGGACTAGCCTGCGTACTGCCCGCATGGCGTGCCTCCAGGCTTGATCCAATGCAGGCTCTCCGGGCAGAATAG
- a CDS encoding metallophosphoesterase yields the protein MASVVPPMRRSTTRRRFLKTSALAVAGLALYSGEVERHWIDLKHIDIALRGLPPAFEGVRIVQLSDIHMDEFTEPFFLRHVVQRINALQPDIVLLTGDYVSANERAASFAIGAAWQCAGILKELTCPQRYSILGNHDVIVGTDEVTEALTASGIPVLNNTHLPLERNGDRIWLAGLDDPLAGHANAESAIPASIRNVPNEPVILMCHGPDYIDHILRHPVGRSIDLTLSGHTHGGQVRIPLTPAFNLPPMGQKYVEGHFQLGTMQLYVNRGIGTVGLPFRFNCPPEITHITLRRA from the coding sequence ATGGCGTCTGTTGTTCCACCGATGCGGCGATCCACCACGCGTCGCCGCTTTCTCAAGACCAGCGCTCTCGCTGTGGCCGGACTCGCCCTTTACTCTGGCGAGGTCGAACGTCATTGGATCGATCTGAAGCACATTGACATCGCCCTGCGCGGTCTTCCGCCCGCCTTTGAAGGCGTGCGTATCGTCCAGCTCAGCGATATCCACATGGACGAGTTCACCGAGCCATTTTTTCTGCGCCATGTCGTGCAGCGCATCAACGCGCTCCAGCCGGACATCGTCCTTCTCACCGGAGACTACGTCAGCGCCAACGAGCGAGCAGCCAGTTTTGCAATCGGTGCCGCGTGGCAGTGCGCCGGTATCCTCAAAGAACTAACCTGCCCGCAGCGCTACTCCATCCTCGGCAATCACGATGTCATCGTCGGTACGGACGAGGTCACCGAGGCCCTCACCGCCAGCGGTATTCCCGTGTTGAACAACACGCATCTGCCTCTCGAACGGAACGGGGATCGCATCTGGCTGGCAGGTCTCGATGATCCATTGGCCGGCCATGCCAATGCTGAATCCGCCATCCCTGCTTCGATCCGCAATGTGCCCAACGAGCCCGTCATCCTGATGTGCCACGGCCCGGACTACATAGACCACATTCTGCGCCATCCCGTGGGTCGCTCTATCGACCTCACCCTGAGCGGACATACCCACGGCGGCCAGGTTCGCATACCATTGACCCCGGCCTTTAACCTGCCTCCGATGGGGCAAAAATATGTAGAAGGGCATTTTCAACTGGGAACTATGCAGCTCTATGTAAATCGCGGTATCGGCACCGTCGGATTACCATTCCGATTCAATTGCCCACCGGAGATCACCCACATCACGCTGCGCCGGGCCTGA
- a CDS encoding MFS transporter, with protein MMTPSNVLSASGSDSAVAMSSAGVVAEPSSQRSATLRILPYVFFTFTCYLAIGVQLAILPSYVHLNLGFSTVLAGLIISMEYVATVVTRPQAGRMADRLGAKRTVLYGLVTCGVSGVFTLLAAFCLHLPLLGFSLLVIGRLLLGASESMTSTGATMWGILRVGTEHTAIVISWNGICTYGALALGAPLGVYLEKLLGFWSIGIFVILLGVLPIALGLRLPRVPVTHGEKLPFHHVFGKVAPYGLGLALGSVGFGVLATFITLDFAHRQWSGAAFALTLFGALFVFARLLFANAINKMGGFTVASACLFVESLGLLLLWLTHSEGLAFAGAALTGFGFSLVFPALGVEAVRHISPQDKGSALGAYAVFMDFALMVIGPAAGAIIGGFGYPPIYLFAALAVLMGLGLTQWLATRERRLRGIPA; from the coding sequence ATGATGACTCCCTCTAACGTATTGTCTGCGTCTGGTTCCGATTCTGCCGTGGCGATGTCTTCTGCCGGGGTGGTGGCAGAGCCATCGTCGCAGCGATCGGCGACGCTGCGCATTCTTCCCTATGTGTTTTTTACATTTACGTGCTACCTGGCGATCGGCGTTCAGCTCGCGATTCTGCCGTCGTATGTACATCTCAACCTGGGATTCAGCACGGTGCTTGCCGGGCTGATCATCAGCATGGAGTATGTCGCAACCGTAGTGACGCGACCGCAGGCGGGGCGCATGGCAGATCGGCTGGGAGCCAAACGCACTGTGCTCTACGGCCTGGTGACATGCGGAGTCAGTGGCGTATTCACCCTGCTGGCCGCATTTTGCCTGCACCTGCCGCTGCTTGGGTTTTCGCTGCTGGTGATCGGGAGGCTGCTGCTGGGAGCTAGCGAAAGCATGACTTCGACGGGCGCTACGATGTGGGGAATTTTACGTGTGGGCACGGAGCACACGGCTATTGTGATTAGCTGGAACGGCATTTGCACCTACGGCGCGCTGGCGCTTGGGGCTCCGCTGGGCGTGTACCTTGAAAAACTGCTGGGATTCTGGTCGATTGGTATTTTTGTCATTCTGCTGGGAGTTTTGCCCATAGCGCTAGGGTTGCGGCTGCCCCGGGTACCCGTGACGCATGGGGAGAAGCTGCCGTTCCATCACGTGTTTGGGAAGGTTGCGCCATACGGATTAGGGCTGGCGCTGGGCAGTGTTGGTTTTGGCGTGCTGGCGACATTTATCACGCTCGACTTTGCTCATCGGCAGTGGTCGGGAGCGGCGTTTGCGCTCACGCTGTTTGGCGCGTTGTTTGTTTTTGCACGCCTGTTGTTTGCGAATGCGATCAACAAAATGGGCGGATTCACTGTCGCTTCTGCATGCCTTTTTGTGGAATCGCTGGGACTGCTGTTGCTGTGGCTGACGCACTCCGAGGGATTGGCTTTTGCGGGTGCGGCATTGACCGGGTTTGGGTTTTCGCTGGTCTTTCCGGCGCTGGGTGTCGAGGCGGTGCGGCATATTTCGCCGCAGGATAAGGGCTCGGCACTGGGTGCTTATGCCGTGTTCATGGACTTTGCGCTGATGGTCATTGGACCGGCTGCGGGTGCGATCATTGGCGGATTCGGTTATCCGCCGATTTATCTTTTTGCAGCGCTGGCGGTGCTGATGGGGCTGGGGCTTACGCAGTGGCTGGCAACTCGCGAACGGCGCCTGCGCGGAATTCCTGCGTAA
- the mtaB gene encoding tRNA (N(6)-L-threonylcarbamoyladenosine(37)-C(2))-methylthiotransferase MtaB: MASFYVENFGCRAARADGEAVSTRLRAEGLAELALPDADVVVINTCSVTAEADRDARAFIRKAKRLNPHARVVVTGCYAQRAPAEIAALDGVSAVVGNSHKGLVPEIVRQLTSTNPPAPQLISPEGLLSKSTAQIWADDSFAHSYIEDAQVLPGAQTRPNLKIQEGCSNRCTFCIIPTTRGSSRSLSADKILAQVRGFVAADGKELVISGINLGRWGRDLHPSQSLASLIQTILSETSLPRLRLSSIEPMDWTPELIELIQFSNENAPGRIARHAHLPLQSGSDAVLRRMHRRYRPWHYAEKVSALVDAAGPELAVGADVMVGFPGETDAEFRETHDLIAELPFTYLHLFPFSPRPGTRGWDLHRESPVAPQIVDERMAILRALAASKMHSFRANLIGRTLPAITLNTAPDLAAKGRTSALTDNYLPVELAQSLPANQLVNVDITAINPAGILISERHSSETNLPVAI; this comes from the coding sequence ATGGCCAGCTTTTACGTTGAAAACTTCGGATGCCGCGCCGCCCGCGCCGATGGCGAAGCCGTCAGCACCCGCCTGCGAGCCGAGGGCCTCGCCGAACTGGCCCTCCCCGATGCCGACGTCGTGGTAATCAACACCTGCAGCGTTACCGCCGAAGCAGATCGCGATGCCCGGGCCTTCATCCGCAAGGCAAAGCGCCTCAATCCCCATGCAAGAGTTGTCGTTACCGGCTGCTACGCCCAGCGCGCACCAGCAGAAATAGCCGCTCTCGACGGCGTCTCCGCAGTCGTCGGCAACAGCCACAAGGGCCTCGTTCCCGAGATTGTGCGACAGCTCACCTCAACGAACCCCCCAGCGCCTCAACTCATCTCTCCCGAAGGCCTGCTCTCCAAAAGCACCGCGCAAATCTGGGCCGACGATAGCTTCGCCCATTCCTACATAGAAGACGCACAGGTGCTGCCAGGCGCACAGACCCGGCCCAACCTCAAAATTCAAGAGGGATGCAGCAACCGCTGCACCTTCTGCATAATCCCCACCACACGCGGCTCATCGCGCAGCCTCTCGGCAGACAAAATCCTCGCCCAGGTCCGCGGATTCGTCGCTGCCGATGGCAAAGAACTGGTCATCTCCGGCATCAATCTTGGCCGCTGGGGACGCGACCTCCATCCATCGCAATCACTGGCATCGCTCATCCAAACCATCCTCAGCGAAACATCCCTTCCCAGGCTCCGCCTAAGCTCCATCGAGCCCATGGACTGGACCCCGGAGCTGATTGAATTGATCCAATTCAGCAATGAGAACGCGCCCGGCCGCATCGCCCGCCACGCGCATCTCCCGCTGCAATCCGGCTCCGACGCCGTTCTGCGCAGAATGCACCGCCGCTACCGCCCCTGGCATTACGCTGAAAAGGTCTCCGCACTGGTCGATGCAGCCGGGCCCGAACTCGCAGTCGGCGCCGATGTAATGGTCGGCTTCCCCGGCGAAACTGACGCCGAGTTCCGCGAAACCCATGACCTGATCGCCGAACTGCCCTTCACCTACCTGCATCTCTTCCCGTTCTCGCCCCGTCCCGGCACCCGCGGCTGGGATCTCCACCGCGAAAGCCCCGTCGCCCCGCAAATCGTCGATGAACGAATGGCGATTCTTCGAGCACTCGCAGCCAGCAAGATGCACAGCTTCCGCGCAAATCTCATCGGCCGCACCCTGCCCGCAATTACGCTTAACACCGCGCCAGACCTGGCCGCAAAGGGTAGAACCAGCGCCCTCACAGACAACTATCTCCCCGTGGAACTGGCTCAATCGCTGCCTGCAAACCAGCTTGTAAATGTTGATATCACGGCAATCAATCCCGCCGGAATCCTGATAAGTGAAAGACATTCATCCGAGACCAATCTGCCTGTGGCAATCTAG
- a CDS encoding alkaline phosphatase family protein — protein sequence MIQKNFWQGLRQISVSILTIASATLTIAPNAAAQAAAARKTQNVIVVIIDGMRWQEVFKGVDPELIKTVGPAGLPAGKERAAYAEKLFARSSQSESRTALMPFLWNEIAAHGQLFGNRDLGSDSHVTNGFNFSYPGYNETLTGSGDPRINSNDNIPNPNVTVFEWLNKKAAFHGHVAAFGAWEDFNGIFNKARCGFPVNASYDAFTDMPATPELTLLNHLKTEGVRIWPDEVFDPPMFYTALEYVKYAKPRVLFIGLGETDDWAHAASYAEYLNSANRSDAYLAALWNLVQSMPEYKDKTTLVVLPDHGRGNGAKWTDHGQDIPESSQTWMAWIGPDTKPLGERKSTTPVTESEVAATLAALLGEDYHAAIPNSGAAIHDVLPQ from the coding sequence ATGATCCAAAAGAATTTCTGGCAAGGTCTCCGGCAGATCTCCGTCTCAATCCTTACGATCGCTTCTGCAACCCTCACTATCGCGCCGAACGCCGCAGCTCAGGCCGCCGCCGCCCGCAAGACACAGAACGTTATCGTCGTCATAATCGATGGAATGCGCTGGCAGGAAGTTTTTAAAGGTGTAGACCCGGAGTTGATCAAAACGGTAGGGCCCGCCGGTCTTCCCGCTGGCAAAGAACGCGCCGCTTATGCTGAAAAACTTTTCGCCCGCTCGTCCCAGTCTGAGAGCCGTACCGCACTCATGCCTTTTCTCTGGAACGAGATCGCAGCCCACGGGCAACTCTTTGGCAACCGCGACCTTGGCTCCGACTCGCACGTTACCAACGGCTTCAACTTCTCCTACCCCGGCTACAACGAAACCCTCACCGGCTCAGGCGATCCCAGGATCAACTCCAACGACAACATCCCTAATCCCAACGTGACCGTCTTTGAATGGCTCAACAAAAAGGCAGCTTTCCACGGTCACGTAGCCGCCTTCGGAGCATGGGAAGACTTCAACGGCATCTTTAACAAAGCCCGTTGCGGATTCCCCGTCAACGCCAGCTATGACGCCTTTACCGACATGCCCGCCACACCCGAGTTGACGCTTCTCAACCATCTCAAAACAGAAGGCGTCCGCATCTGGCCCGACGAAGTCTTCGACCCGCCCATGTTTTATACGGCGCTCGAATACGTGAAGTACGCCAAGCCTCGCGTTCTCTTCATCGGCCTCGGTGAGACAGACGACTGGGCCCACGCCGCAAGCTACGCCGAGTATCTTAATTCCGCGAATCGCTCCGACGCCTACCTCGCCGCGCTCTGGAACCTCGTTCAATCCATGCCCGAGTACAAGGACAAAACGACATTGGTAGTGCTCCCCGATCACGGCCGCGGCAACGGCGCCAAGTGGACCGACCACGGTCAGGACATCCCCGAATCCAGCCAGACATGGATGGCCTGGATCGGCCCCGACACCAAGCCACTCGGCGAGCGCAAGAGCACAACTCCAGTCACAGAAAGCGAAGTAGCCGCTACACTAGCCGCCTTGCTCGGCGAGGATTATCACGCGGCTATCCCAAATAGCGGGGCAGCAATCCACGACGTTTTGCCCCAGTAA
- a CDS encoding dienelactone hydrolase family protein, whose amino-acid sequence MASSSSVLHAQDWAKANLNKSPRHREWVSIKYGNRTVQAFIAYPEVKEKAPVVLVIHEIFGLSDWAREMTDELAAAGYIAIAPDLLSGLGPNGGGSSAFPDQDATVKAVSGLNPDTVTADLNATADYAKKLPASNGKLAVVGFCWGGGNSFAFATHRKDLSAAFVFYGPGPDASAIPSITAPVYGFYAGNDARIGATVPGTTEAMKAAGKKYEPVSFEGAGHGFMRAGEAPDATPANQKARTEGFNRLATLLKAM is encoded by the coding sequence ATGGCATCGAGTTCCTCCGTACTCCACGCGCAGGACTGGGCCAAGGCCAATCTAAATAAATCTCCGCGTCATCGCGAATGGGTATCCATCAAGTACGGCAACCGCACCGTACAGGCCTTCATCGCCTACCCTGAGGTCAAGGAAAAGGCTCCCGTCGTCCTCGTCATCCACGAAATCTTCGGCCTCAGCGACTGGGCCCGTGAAATGACCGACGAACTCGCCGCAGCAGGCTACATCGCCATCGCCCCCGACCTGCTCTCCGGCCTCGGTCCAAACGGCGGTGGCAGCAGCGCCTTCCCCGATCAGGACGCAACCGTCAAAGCCGTCTCCGGTCTGAATCCCGACACCGTCACCGCCGACTTGAACGCCACCGCCGATTACGCGAAAAAACTCCCCGCATCCAACGGCAAACTCGCCGTAGTAGGCTTCTGCTGGGGCGGCGGAAACTCCTTCGCCTTCGCCACGCATCGCAAAGATCTGAGCGCAGCATTCGTCTTCTACGGCCCCGGTCCCGACGCGTCGGCAATCCCGTCCATCACCGCCCCCGTCTACGGTTTCTACGCAGGCAACGACGCCCGCATCGGAGCCACCGTCCCCGGCACAACTGAAGCCATGAAAGCCGCTGGCAAAAAATATGAGCCAGTAAGCTTCGAAGGCGCAGGCCACGGATTCATGCGCGCAGGCGAAGCCCCCGACGCCACCCCCGCAAACCAAAAAGCCCGCACCGAAGGCTTCAATCGCCTCGCCACCCTGCTCAAAGCGATGTAA
- a CDS encoding NAD(P)-dependent oxidoreductase, protein MQIALYGATGNAGSRILTELLSRGHQVTAIVRDPSKLTPQAELTVVQGDLDSTAGVVARIKGADAVVSAYGPPAADTDKLLTVTQILIDAVKEAGKARLLIVGGAGTLEVAPGVTVIESGHLPAEWMPIAVSHAKVLEMARKSDINWTYFSPAGFFVPGERTGKFRLGKDALIANEKGDSRISLEDYAIALVDELEKPQHERERFTIGY, encoded by the coding sequence ATGCAAATCGCCCTTTATGGAGCTACCGGTAATGCTGGCAGCCGCATTCTTACTGAACTTCTCTCACGCGGCCACCAGGTAACGGCAATCGTTCGGGATCCGTCGAAATTGACACCACAGGCAGAACTGACCGTTGTCCAGGGAGATCTGGATTCGACTGCCGGCGTGGTCGCGAGGATCAAGGGCGCGGATGCTGTGGTGAGCGCGTATGGTCCTCCGGCGGCGGATACGGACAAATTGCTTACGGTTACGCAGATCCTGATTGATGCGGTGAAAGAGGCTGGGAAGGCACGGTTGCTGATTGTGGGCGGGGCGGGAACGCTGGAGGTTGCGCCGGGGGTAACGGTCATCGAGAGCGGCCATTTGCCGGCAGAGTGGATGCCGATCGCTGTTTCTCATGCAAAGGTGCTGGAGATGGCGAGGAAGTCGGATATCAACTGGACGTATTTCAGTCCTGCCGGTTTCTTTGTGCCGGGAGAGCGGACGGGGAAATTTCGGCTGGGTAAGGATGCGCTGATTGCAAATGAGAAGGGCGACAGCCGGATTTCGCTGGAGGATTATGCGATTGCTCTTGTGGATGAGTTAGAGAAGCCACAGCATGAGCGGGAGCGATTCACGATCGGATATTGA
- a CDS encoding Rrf2 family transcriptional regulator codes for MNSKFSIAVHVLSLLASTPGERQTSEFLAISIGTNPVVIRRLLANLRRAGLVTSKSAGGGGWMLTLPSDQLTLDRVRQAVSEGESAKMHRNQPHPACAVGKDVRRVLGDVYKRADKAVDRELAQISIAAILASALQEEQSLEASINPQSFRTAACI; via the coding sequence ATGAATTCCAAATTTTCCATCGCGGTCCACGTTCTCTCCCTGCTGGCATCCACGCCCGGCGAGCGCCAGACCTCCGAATTTCTCGCCATCAGCATCGGCACCAATCCCGTAGTCATTCGCCGCCTGCTCGCCAACCTGCGCCGCGCTGGATTGGTCACATCCAAGTCGGCAGGCGGCGGTGGCTGGATGTTGACTCTCCCTTCGGATCAACTGACGCTCGACCGCGTTCGGCAAGCTGTCTCCGAAGGTGAATCCGCCAAAATGCACCGCAACCAGCCCCACCCCGCCTGCGCGGTCGGCAAAGATGTACGCCGTGTCCTCGGCGACGTTTACAAGCGCGCAGACAAAGCCGTGGACAGGGAACTGGCGCAAATCTCCATCGCGGCAATCCTCGCCTCGGCCCTGCAGGAAGAACAATCACTGGAAGCATCAATAAATCCGCAATCCTTCCGCACAGCAGCCTGCATCTAA